One Anabas testudineus chromosome 15, fAnaTes1.2, whole genome shotgun sequence genomic window carries:
- the nkx1.2la gene encoding NK1 transcription factor related 2-like,a — protein sequence MTSSHKISFSIIDILDPNKFNSKRVNELSIAKEKFHVPNAEETSLESDSVADEDFTVERTKADEETGVEGSAATRHADSPLLSPSADTDPCLSGEQDDGETAATLQDPSPHKRRRPDQACAKPRRARTAFTYEQLVALENKFRATRYLSVCERLNLALSLSLTETQVKIWFQNRRTKWKKQNPGADSPLQPGSNSLVNVSPNPATCGSTAPGFHQTFPNFGSGNVIFHTAGAVPLSSTGGLLHPFMSSGFVQPTYFNPHI from the exons ATGACGTCTAGTCATAAGATTTCTTTCTCTATAATTGACATTTTGGATCCGAACAAATTCAACAGCAAAAGGGTAAACGAACTTTCCATCGCCAAGGAGAAGTTTCACGTGCCAAACGCGGAGGAAACAAGTTTGGAGTCGGACAGCGTTGCAGACGAAGACTTCACAGTTGAGCGCACGAAAGCAG atgAAGAGACAGGAGTTGAAGGCTCTGCAGCCACCAGGCACGCTGACTCCCCTCTGCTCTCCCCCTCGGCCGACACAGACCCTTGTCTCTCCGGGGAACAGGACGATGGAGAGACTGCGGCCACGCTGCAGGACCCCTCGCCCCACAAGAGACGGCGCCCGGACCAGGCCTGCGCCAAACCGCGACGCGCCAGAACAGCGTTCACATACGAGCAGCTGGTAGCTCTGGAAAACAAATTCCGCGCAACTCGGTACCTGTCTGTGTGCGAGAGACTAAACCTGGCCCTGTCTTTGAGTCTGACCGAAACCCAGGTGAAAATTTGGTTCCAGAACAGGAGGACCAAGTGGAAAAAGCAAAACCCCGGGGCGGACAGCCCCTTGCAGCCCGGCTCCAACTCCCTGGTCAACGTCAGTCCAAACCCGGCCACCTGTGGATCAACCGCCCCCGGCTTCCACCAAACTTTTCCCAACTTTGGCTCTGGGAATGTGATCTTCCACACGGCTGGTGCTGTTCCACTTTCATCCACTGGAGGACTCCTGCATCCCTTCATGTCCAGTGGATTCGTCCAGCCGACCTACTTTAATCCACATATATGA